One genomic window of Pungitius pungitius chromosome 11, fPunPun2.1, whole genome shotgun sequence includes the following:
- the trak1a gene encoding trafficking kinesin-binding protein 1 isoform X2 gives MNVCNSTDLPELEIISLLEEQLPVYKLRADTIFGYEQDDWLHTPLVDPDSPLDLTTEQIEETLKYFLLCADRVGQMTKTYSDIDAVTRLLEEKERDLELAARIGQSLLKKNKALSERNELLEEQVEHIREEVSQLRHDLSMKDELLQFYSSAAEESEGESTTSTPVRPSENHVSTPISFPLDSLQKKLKDLEEENKSLRSEASHLETETISYEEKELQLVNDCVKELRDANVQMSSLAEELARKTEDASRQQEEITHLLSQIVDLQKKAKMYAVENEELTQHLGAAKDAQRQLTAELQELQDKYAECMEMLHEAQEELKNLRNKTLPLSTPRRFHSLGLFPMDSLAAEIEGTMRKELQMDDPDVEEQRLQPKRVFQTVKNLNLMRQQRSSLAPSPLNIPGSNQTSCLTSGLCSRVGTPRSNSLYGSDPGSGIILDNRTSSVLEGRDDGSEDSNKRPPGTPGTPGSRDLEAALRRLSLRRDNYLSEKRFFEDERERKRSYLAKEEEKGGEGSSGGPGTPTESLLSLCSHPSFGSVWSGYSMSARSYLPDKLQIVKPLEGSATLHAWQLLAQPHMGALLDHRPGVVTKGFRTLDLEQEQEDDWHLDQPEEDEVSCDSFTGLSGESSAPVHLPRSTSSPVCCNKIRDIDDNSRLETMQGNMCTGREVILPKDGHVEKLPLSFSCLSTSSSPPPPPPPPLPSSSEMNGHVDLKELQDRMPAHFPGKSMSHTSSTYTFTTCRILHPSDQLTSVSPSSALASCQSSACFGPPTPTCSPFPFSASPSYTPCCTPRRLSLSLSLAESSTNLRDSTRTTSTSLGLVRLLLENGISASVYDPRSWDRGLGGSGASTPAGGAHVRRSVGVAEEAEHRRVARRPDTLLLLRPATPPNPNSSSSSTTNHLLFQFSPSADDPPFYDTFLASKPARTILREVLGEAEREQPDEDGQAEKLNLRLVDKLKRFRPLPSRAGPGSCGTTLIAPFGTSGLGSSALGGGLPGLNAGLRRNRSYPAMVGASMAMKDPGGPPSTEMVVPHAQQTVRTRDVDKTATSRTPATTRTSQTGHELESDAAHSVEQRHPGPKDGLWCLTSNDQRSDDEMGT, from the exons ATGTGTGTAACAGTACTGATTTGCCGGAGCTCGAGATTATCAGTCTATTGGAGGAACAGCTGCCTGTCTACAAGCTGAGGGCCGACACCATCTTCGGCTACGAACAAGATGATTGGCTGCACACGCCACTGGTGGACCCAGATTCTCCCCTCGACTTGACGACTGAACAGATTGAGGAGACCCTCAAATACTTTT TGTTGTGTGCTGACAGAGTGGGCCAGATGACGAAGACCTACAGTGACATCGATGCCGTCACTCGACTGTTGGAGGAG AAAGAGCGCGACTTGGAGTTAGCGGCTCGCATCGGACAGTCActgctgaagaaaaacaaagctctCAGTGAGAGGaacgagctgctggaggagcaagTAGAGCACATACGAGAGGAG GTGTCTCAGCTGCGTCACGACTTGTCCATGAAAGATGAGCTGTTGCAGTTCTATAGCAGCGCTGCTGAGGAAAGTGAGGGGGAGTCGACCACCTCCACGCC TGTGCGTCCCAGTGAAAACCATGTGTCGACTCCAATTTCTTTCCCCCTGGACTCCCTGCAGAAGAAACTTAAAGATctggaggaagaaaacaaatcctTGCGATCTGAG GCCAGCCATTTGGAGACCGAAACGATCTCGTatgaggagaaggagctgcAACTCGTCAATGACTGTGTTAAAGAACTAC GTGATGCCAACGTGCAGATGTCCTCTCTGGCTGAAGAGCTCGCCAGAAAGACCGAGGACGCCTCCAGACAGCAGGAGGAGATCACACACCTCCTCTCCCAGATAGTAGACCTGCAGAAGAAGGCCAAGATG TACGCTGTGGAGAACGAGGAGCTGACTCAGCACTTGGGTGCAGCCAAAGACGCCCAGCGACAACTCACTGCTGAA TTGCAAGAGTTACAAGATAAGTATGCAGAGTGCATGGAGATGCTTCATGAGGctcaggaggagctgaagaaccTGAGAAATAAAACTCTACCACTCAGCACACCTAGGCGTTTCCATTCTCTGGGTCTGTTCCCAATG GACTCTCTGGCTGCAGAAATAGAGGGCACCATGAGGAAGGAACTTCAGATGGATGATCCAGACGTAGAAGAGCAGAG GCTGCAGCCCAAGCGAGTGTTTCAGACCGTAAAAAACCTGAACCTGATGCGCCAGCAGCGCTCATCGCTGGCGCCCTCCCCCCTCAACATCCCGGGCTCCAATCAGACCTCGTGCCTCACCTCAGGGCTCTGCAGCAGGGTGGGCACGCCGCGCTCCAACTCCCTGTATGGTAGTGACCCAGGAAGTGGGATCATCCTGGACAACAGGACCAGCAGTGTCCTGGAGGGTCGGGACGATGG GTCAGAGGACTCTAACAAGCGGCCCCCTGGCACCCCGGGGACCCCCGGCAGCAGGGACCTGGAGGCAGCCCTGCGGCGGCTGTCCCTCCGCCGCGACAACTACCTCTCGGAGAAACGCTTCTTCGAGGATGAGCGGGAGAGGAAGCGGTCTTATTTggccaaagaggaagaaaagggaggggaggggagtagTGGGGGCCCAGGGACACCGACGGAGAGCCTGCTGTCGCTGTGTTCGCATCCCTCCTTCGGAAGCGTCTGGTCGGGGTACTCCATGTCGGCCAGATCCTACCTGCCGGATAAGCTGCAAATTGTAAAGCCGCTAGAAG GCTCTGCCACTCTCCATGCGTGGCAGCTGTTGGCTCAGCCCCACATGGGAGCTCTGCTGGATCACCGGCCCGGGGTGGTCACAAAGGGCTTCCGCACGTTAGACCTCGAGCAGGAGCAAGAGGATGATTGGCACCTGGACCAACCGGAGGAGGACGAAGTCTCCTGCGACTCGTTCACCGGCTTGTCAGGAGAAAGCTCGGCTCCCGTGCATCTGCCTCGCTCTACCTCTTCTCCTGTGTGCTGCAACAAGATCAGAGACATTGATGACAATAGCCGGCTAGAAACAATGCAAGGGAACATGTGCACAGGCAGAGAAGTGATTCTTCCAAAGGATGGACATGTTGAAAAGCTGCCGCTTTCCTTCTCTTGCCtctctacttcttcttctcctcctcctcctcctcctcctcctctcccctcttcttccGAGATGAACGGGCACGTGGACCTCAAGGAGCTCCAGGACCGTATGCCTG CCCATTTCCCCGGCAAGAGTATGTCTCACACCAGCTCTACATACACCTTCACCACCTGCAGGATTCTCCACCCTTCTGATCAGCTGACCTCTGTGTCCCCAAG CTCCGCTCTGGCCTCTTGTCAGAGCAGCGCTTGCTTCGGCCCCCCTACGCCCACCTGCTccccttttcccttctctgcctCGCCGTCCTACACCCCCTGCTGCACCCCCCgccgcctctccctctccctctccctggccGAGTCCTCCACCAACCTTAGGGACTCCACCAGGACCACCAGCACGTCATTAGGCCTGGTGCGCCTCCTGCTGGAGAACGGGATTTCTGCCTCGGTGTATGACCCCCGCAGCTGGGACCGAGGGCTGGGTGGGAGCGGCGCCTCGACACCGGCGGGAGGCGCGCACGTTCGGAGGAGCGTCGGCGTAGCGGAGGAGGCCGAACACAGACGAGTGGCGAGGCGCCCggacaccctcctcctcctccggcccgCCACGCCCCCCAAccccaactcctcctcctcctccaccaccaaccACCTGCTTTTTCAGTTCAGCCCTTCCGCTGACGACCCGCCGTTTTACGACACCTTCCTCGCCTCCAAGCCGGCCCGGACGATTCTGAGGGAAGTGCTCGGGGAGGCGGAGAGGGAGCAGCCGGATGAAGACGGCCAAGCGGAGAAGCTCAACCTGCGACTTGTGGACAAGCTGAAACGCttccgccccctcccctctcgtgCCGGTCCCGGGTCATGCGGGACTACTCTCATAGCCCCGTTTGGCACTTCCGGACTGGGGAGCAGTGCACTGGGCGGGGGGCTTCCGGGTTTGAATGCGGGGCTCAGGAGGAACCGAAGCTACCCTGCCATGGTCGGGGCCAGTATGGCAATGAAAGACCCGGGGGGCCCCCCGAGCACAGAGATGGTCGTACCACACGCACAACAAACAGTGCGCACACGGGATGTGGACAAAACGGCAACGAGTCGCACGCCGGCCACAACACGCACATCACAGACGGGACATGAGCTGGAATCGGACGCAGCCCATTCGGTAGAACAGAGACACCCGGGGCCCAAAGACGGGCTGTGGTGTTTAACTAGCAATGACCAACGCAGTGATGATGAAATGGGGacataa
- the trak1a gene encoding trafficking kinesin-binding protein 1 isoform X3, with translation MNRRGPTRGQRFVKADYYELDWYYEECTDVLCADRVGQMTKTYSDIDAVTRLLEEKERDLELAARIGQSLLKKNKALSERNELLEEQVEHIREEVSQLRHDLSMKDELLQFYSSAAEESEGESTTSTPVRPSENHVSTPISFPLDSLQKKLKDLEEENKSLRSEASHLETETISYEEKELQLVNDCVKELRDANVQMSSLAEELARKTEDASRQQEEITHLLSQIVDLQKKAKMYAVENEELTQHLGAAKDAQRQLTAELQELQDKYAECMEMLHEAQEELKNLRNKTLPLSTPRRFHSLGLFPMDSLAAEIEGTMRKELQMDDPDVEEQRLQPKRVFQTVKNLNLMRQQRSSLAPSPLNIPGSNQTSCLTSGLCSRVGTPRSNSLYGSDPGSGIILDNRTSSVLEGRDDGSEDSNKRPPGTPGTPGSRDLEAALRRLSLRRDNYLSEKRFFEDERERKRSYLAKEEEKGGEGSSGGPGTPTESLLSLCSHPSFGSVWSGYSMSARSYLPDKLQIVKPLEGSATLHAWQLLAQPHMGALLDHRPGVVTKGFRTLDLEQEQEDDWHLDQPEEDEVSCDSFTGLSGESSAPVHLPRSTSSPVCCNKIRDIDDNSRLETMQGNMCTGREVILPKDGHVEKLPLSFSCLSTSSSPPPPPPPPLPSSSEMNGHVDLKELQDRMPAHFPGKSMSHTSSTYTFTTCRILHPSDQLTSVSPSSALASCQSSACFGPPTPTCSPFPFSASPSYTPCCTPRRLSLSLSLAESSTNLRDSTRTTSTSLGLVRLLLENGISASVYDPRSWDRGLGGSGASTPAGGAHVRRSVGVAEEAEHRRVARRPDTLLLLRPATPPNPNSSSSSTTNHLLFQFSPSADDPPFYDTFLASKPARTILREVLGEAEREQPDEDGQAEKLNLRLVDKLKRFRPLPSRAGPGSCGTTLIAPFGTSGLGSSALGGGLPGLNAGLRRNRSYPAMVGASMAMKDPGGPPSTEMVVPHAQQTVRTRDVDKTATSRTPATTRTSQTGHELESDAAHSVEQRHPGPKDGLWCLTSNDQRSDDEMGT, from the exons ATGAACAGGCGAGGCCccaccagaggtcagaggtttgTCAAGGCAGACTACTACGAGCTGGACTGGTACTATGAGGAGTGCACTGATG TGTTGTGTGCTGACAGAGTGGGCCAGATGACGAAGACCTACAGTGACATCGATGCCGTCACTCGACTGTTGGAGGAG AAAGAGCGCGACTTGGAGTTAGCGGCTCGCATCGGACAGTCActgctgaagaaaaacaaagctctCAGTGAGAGGaacgagctgctggaggagcaagTAGAGCACATACGAGAGGAG GTGTCTCAGCTGCGTCACGACTTGTCCATGAAAGATGAGCTGTTGCAGTTCTATAGCAGCGCTGCTGAGGAAAGTGAGGGGGAGTCGACCACCTCCACGCC TGTGCGTCCCAGTGAAAACCATGTGTCGACTCCAATTTCTTTCCCCCTGGACTCCCTGCAGAAGAAACTTAAAGATctggaggaagaaaacaaatcctTGCGATCTGAG GCCAGCCATTTGGAGACCGAAACGATCTCGTatgaggagaaggagctgcAACTCGTCAATGACTGTGTTAAAGAACTAC GTGATGCCAACGTGCAGATGTCCTCTCTGGCTGAAGAGCTCGCCAGAAAGACCGAGGACGCCTCCAGACAGCAGGAGGAGATCACACACCTCCTCTCCCAGATAGTAGACCTGCAGAAGAAGGCCAAGATG TACGCTGTGGAGAACGAGGAGCTGACTCAGCACTTGGGTGCAGCCAAAGACGCCCAGCGACAACTCACTGCTGAA TTGCAAGAGTTACAAGATAAGTATGCAGAGTGCATGGAGATGCTTCATGAGGctcaggaggagctgaagaaccTGAGAAATAAAACTCTACCACTCAGCACACCTAGGCGTTTCCATTCTCTGGGTCTGTTCCCAATG GACTCTCTGGCTGCAGAAATAGAGGGCACCATGAGGAAGGAACTTCAGATGGATGATCCAGACGTAGAAGAGCAGAG GCTGCAGCCCAAGCGAGTGTTTCAGACCGTAAAAAACCTGAACCTGATGCGCCAGCAGCGCTCATCGCTGGCGCCCTCCCCCCTCAACATCCCGGGCTCCAATCAGACCTCGTGCCTCACCTCAGGGCTCTGCAGCAGGGTGGGCACGCCGCGCTCCAACTCCCTGTATGGTAGTGACCCAGGAAGTGGGATCATCCTGGACAACAGGACCAGCAGTGTCCTGGAGGGTCGGGACGATGG GTCAGAGGACTCTAACAAGCGGCCCCCTGGCACCCCGGGGACCCCCGGCAGCAGGGACCTGGAGGCAGCCCTGCGGCGGCTGTCCCTCCGCCGCGACAACTACCTCTCGGAGAAACGCTTCTTCGAGGATGAGCGGGAGAGGAAGCGGTCTTATTTggccaaagaggaagaaaagggaggggaggggagtagTGGGGGCCCAGGGACACCGACGGAGAGCCTGCTGTCGCTGTGTTCGCATCCCTCCTTCGGAAGCGTCTGGTCGGGGTACTCCATGTCGGCCAGATCCTACCTGCCGGATAAGCTGCAAATTGTAAAGCCGCTAGAAG GCTCTGCCACTCTCCATGCGTGGCAGCTGTTGGCTCAGCCCCACATGGGAGCTCTGCTGGATCACCGGCCCGGGGTGGTCACAAAGGGCTTCCGCACGTTAGACCTCGAGCAGGAGCAAGAGGATGATTGGCACCTGGACCAACCGGAGGAGGACGAAGTCTCCTGCGACTCGTTCACCGGCTTGTCAGGAGAAAGCTCGGCTCCCGTGCATCTGCCTCGCTCTACCTCTTCTCCTGTGTGCTGCAACAAGATCAGAGACATTGATGACAATAGCCGGCTAGAAACAATGCAAGGGAACATGTGCACAGGCAGAGAAGTGATTCTTCCAAAGGATGGACATGTTGAAAAGCTGCCGCTTTCCTTCTCTTGCCtctctacttcttcttctcctcctcctcctcctcctcctcctctcccctcttcttccGAGATGAACGGGCACGTGGACCTCAAGGAGCTCCAGGACCGTATGCCTG CCCATTTCCCCGGCAAGAGTATGTCTCACACCAGCTCTACATACACCTTCACCACCTGCAGGATTCTCCACCCTTCTGATCAGCTGACCTCTGTGTCCCCAAG CTCCGCTCTGGCCTCTTGTCAGAGCAGCGCTTGCTTCGGCCCCCCTACGCCCACCTGCTccccttttcccttctctgcctCGCCGTCCTACACCCCCTGCTGCACCCCCCgccgcctctccctctccctctccctggccGAGTCCTCCACCAACCTTAGGGACTCCACCAGGACCACCAGCACGTCATTAGGCCTGGTGCGCCTCCTGCTGGAGAACGGGATTTCTGCCTCGGTGTATGACCCCCGCAGCTGGGACCGAGGGCTGGGTGGGAGCGGCGCCTCGACACCGGCGGGAGGCGCGCACGTTCGGAGGAGCGTCGGCGTAGCGGAGGAGGCCGAACACAGACGAGTGGCGAGGCGCCCggacaccctcctcctcctccggcccgCCACGCCCCCCAAccccaactcctcctcctcctccaccaccaaccACCTGCTTTTTCAGTTCAGCCCTTCCGCTGACGACCCGCCGTTTTACGACACCTTCCTCGCCTCCAAGCCGGCCCGGACGATTCTGAGGGAAGTGCTCGGGGAGGCGGAGAGGGAGCAGCCGGATGAAGACGGCCAAGCGGAGAAGCTCAACCTGCGACTTGTGGACAAGCTGAAACGCttccgccccctcccctctcgtgCCGGTCCCGGGTCATGCGGGACTACTCTCATAGCCCCGTTTGGCACTTCCGGACTGGGGAGCAGTGCACTGGGCGGGGGGCTTCCGGGTTTGAATGCGGGGCTCAGGAGGAACCGAAGCTACCCTGCCATGGTCGGGGCCAGTATGGCAATGAAAGACCCGGGGGGCCCCCCGAGCACAGAGATGGTCGTACCACACGCACAACAAACAGTGCGCACACGGGATGTGGACAAAACGGCAACGAGTCGCACGCCGGCCACAACACGCACATCACAGACGGGACATGAGCTGGAATCGGACGCAGCCCATTCGGTAGAACAGAGACACCCGGGGCCCAAAGACGGGCTGTGGTGTTTAACTAGCAATGACCAACGCAGTGATGATGAAATGGGGacataa
- the trak1a gene encoding trafficking kinesin-binding protein 1 isoform X4, producing MLLAMNVLCADRVGQMTKTYSDIDAVTRLLEEKERDLELAARIGQSLLKKNKALSERNELLEEQVEHIREEVSQLRHDLSMKDELLQFYSSAAEESEGESTTSTPVRPSENHVSTPISFPLDSLQKKLKDLEEENKSLRSEASHLETETISYEEKELQLVNDCVKELRDANVQMSSLAEELARKTEDASRQQEEITHLLSQIVDLQKKAKMYAVENEELTQHLGAAKDAQRQLTAELQELQDKYAECMEMLHEAQEELKNLRNKTLPLSTPRRFHSLGLFPMDSLAAEIEGTMRKELQMDDPDVEEQRLQPKRVFQTVKNLNLMRQQRSSLAPSPLNIPGSNQTSCLTSGLCSRVGTPRSNSLYGSDPGSGIILDNRTSSVLEGRDDGSEDSNKRPPGTPGTPGSRDLEAALRRLSLRRDNYLSEKRFFEDERERKRSYLAKEEEKGGEGSSGGPGTPTESLLSLCSHPSFGSVWSGYSMSARSYLPDKLQIVKPLEGSATLHAWQLLAQPHMGALLDHRPGVVTKGFRTLDLEQEQEDDWHLDQPEEDEVSCDSFTGLSGESSAPVHLPRSTSSPVCCNKIRDIDDNSRLETMQGNMCTGREVILPKDGHVEKLPLSFSCLSTSSSPPPPPPPPLPSSSEMNGHVDLKELQDRMPAHFPGKSMSHTSSTYTFTTCRILHPSDQLTSVSPSSALASCQSSACFGPPTPTCSPFPFSASPSYTPCCTPRRLSLSLSLAESSTNLRDSTRTTSTSLGLVRLLLENGISASVYDPRSWDRGLGGSGASTPAGGAHVRRSVGVAEEAEHRRVARRPDTLLLLRPATPPNPNSSSSSTTNHLLFQFSPSADDPPFYDTFLASKPARTILREVLGEAEREQPDEDGQAEKLNLRLVDKLKRFRPLPSRAGPGSCGTTLIAPFGTSGLGSSALGGGLPGLNAGLRRNRSYPAMVGASMAMKDPGGPPSTEMVVPHAQQTVRTRDVDKTATSRTPATTRTSQTGHELESDAAHSVEQRHPGPKDGLWCLTSNDQRSDDEMGT from the exons ATGTTACTGGCTATGAATG TGTTGTGTGCTGACAGAGTGGGCCAGATGACGAAGACCTACAGTGACATCGATGCCGTCACTCGACTGTTGGAGGAG AAAGAGCGCGACTTGGAGTTAGCGGCTCGCATCGGACAGTCActgctgaagaaaaacaaagctctCAGTGAGAGGaacgagctgctggaggagcaagTAGAGCACATACGAGAGGAG GTGTCTCAGCTGCGTCACGACTTGTCCATGAAAGATGAGCTGTTGCAGTTCTATAGCAGCGCTGCTGAGGAAAGTGAGGGGGAGTCGACCACCTCCACGCC TGTGCGTCCCAGTGAAAACCATGTGTCGACTCCAATTTCTTTCCCCCTGGACTCCCTGCAGAAGAAACTTAAAGATctggaggaagaaaacaaatcctTGCGATCTGAG GCCAGCCATTTGGAGACCGAAACGATCTCGTatgaggagaaggagctgcAACTCGTCAATGACTGTGTTAAAGAACTAC GTGATGCCAACGTGCAGATGTCCTCTCTGGCTGAAGAGCTCGCCAGAAAGACCGAGGACGCCTCCAGACAGCAGGAGGAGATCACACACCTCCTCTCCCAGATAGTAGACCTGCAGAAGAAGGCCAAGATG TACGCTGTGGAGAACGAGGAGCTGACTCAGCACTTGGGTGCAGCCAAAGACGCCCAGCGACAACTCACTGCTGAA TTGCAAGAGTTACAAGATAAGTATGCAGAGTGCATGGAGATGCTTCATGAGGctcaggaggagctgaagaaccTGAGAAATAAAACTCTACCACTCAGCACACCTAGGCGTTTCCATTCTCTGGGTCTGTTCCCAATG GACTCTCTGGCTGCAGAAATAGAGGGCACCATGAGGAAGGAACTTCAGATGGATGATCCAGACGTAGAAGAGCAGAG GCTGCAGCCCAAGCGAGTGTTTCAGACCGTAAAAAACCTGAACCTGATGCGCCAGCAGCGCTCATCGCTGGCGCCCTCCCCCCTCAACATCCCGGGCTCCAATCAGACCTCGTGCCTCACCTCAGGGCTCTGCAGCAGGGTGGGCACGCCGCGCTCCAACTCCCTGTATGGTAGTGACCCAGGAAGTGGGATCATCCTGGACAACAGGACCAGCAGTGTCCTGGAGGGTCGGGACGATGG GTCAGAGGACTCTAACAAGCGGCCCCCTGGCACCCCGGGGACCCCCGGCAGCAGGGACCTGGAGGCAGCCCTGCGGCGGCTGTCCCTCCGCCGCGACAACTACCTCTCGGAGAAACGCTTCTTCGAGGATGAGCGGGAGAGGAAGCGGTCTTATTTggccaaagaggaagaaaagggaggggaggggagtagTGGGGGCCCAGGGACACCGACGGAGAGCCTGCTGTCGCTGTGTTCGCATCCCTCCTTCGGAAGCGTCTGGTCGGGGTACTCCATGTCGGCCAGATCCTACCTGCCGGATAAGCTGCAAATTGTAAAGCCGCTAGAAG GCTCTGCCACTCTCCATGCGTGGCAGCTGTTGGCTCAGCCCCACATGGGAGCTCTGCTGGATCACCGGCCCGGGGTGGTCACAAAGGGCTTCCGCACGTTAGACCTCGAGCAGGAGCAAGAGGATGATTGGCACCTGGACCAACCGGAGGAGGACGAAGTCTCCTGCGACTCGTTCACCGGCTTGTCAGGAGAAAGCTCGGCTCCCGTGCATCTGCCTCGCTCTACCTCTTCTCCTGTGTGCTGCAACAAGATCAGAGACATTGATGACAATAGCCGGCTAGAAACAATGCAAGGGAACATGTGCACAGGCAGAGAAGTGATTCTTCCAAAGGATGGACATGTTGAAAAGCTGCCGCTTTCCTTCTCTTGCCtctctacttcttcttctcctcctcctcctcctcctcctcctctcccctcttcttccGAGATGAACGGGCACGTGGACCTCAAGGAGCTCCAGGACCGTATGCCTG CCCATTTCCCCGGCAAGAGTATGTCTCACACCAGCTCTACATACACCTTCACCACCTGCAGGATTCTCCACCCTTCTGATCAGCTGACCTCTGTGTCCCCAAG CTCCGCTCTGGCCTCTTGTCAGAGCAGCGCTTGCTTCGGCCCCCCTACGCCCACCTGCTccccttttcccttctctgcctCGCCGTCCTACACCCCCTGCTGCACCCCCCgccgcctctccctctccctctccctggccGAGTCCTCCACCAACCTTAGGGACTCCACCAGGACCACCAGCACGTCATTAGGCCTGGTGCGCCTCCTGCTGGAGAACGGGATTTCTGCCTCGGTGTATGACCCCCGCAGCTGGGACCGAGGGCTGGGTGGGAGCGGCGCCTCGACACCGGCGGGAGGCGCGCACGTTCGGAGGAGCGTCGGCGTAGCGGAGGAGGCCGAACACAGACGAGTGGCGAGGCGCCCggacaccctcctcctcctccggcccgCCACGCCCCCCAAccccaactcctcctcctcctccaccaccaaccACCTGCTTTTTCAGTTCAGCCCTTCCGCTGACGACCCGCCGTTTTACGACACCTTCCTCGCCTCCAAGCCGGCCCGGACGATTCTGAGGGAAGTGCTCGGGGAGGCGGAGAGGGAGCAGCCGGATGAAGACGGCCAAGCGGAGAAGCTCAACCTGCGACTTGTGGACAAGCTGAAACGCttccgccccctcccctctcgtgCCGGTCCCGGGTCATGCGGGACTACTCTCATAGCCCCGTTTGGCACTTCCGGACTGGGGAGCAGTGCACTGGGCGGGGGGCTTCCGGGTTTGAATGCGGGGCTCAGGAGGAACCGAAGCTACCCTGCCATGGTCGGGGCCAGTATGGCAATGAAAGACCCGGGGGGCCCCCCGAGCACAGAGATGGTCGTACCACACGCACAACAAACAGTGCGCACACGGGATGTGGACAAAACGGCAACGAGTCGCACGCCGGCCACAACACGCACATCACAGACGGGACATGAGCTGGAATCGGACGCAGCCCATTCGGTAGAACAGAGACACCCGGGGCCCAAAGACGGGCTGTGGTGTTTAACTAGCAATGACCAACGCAGTGATGATGAAATGGGGacataa